In Kordia antarctica, the following proteins share a genomic window:
- a CDS encoding methyltransferase domain-containing protein gives MSIDPNRISDFYNNITEIWSKEDQWHYKTYLEIKDFINNNKCFNNDSKILNAGSGGTNYDIDDTIMTHLDIASELINNKKNKIVGSIESIPTEDNSFTNIICVGSVINYCDPVKVLKEFSRVLSDKGNMILEYESSKTLELIFKKDLNKKVVLRETFYDGQKIILWYFSEAYISKLLEINGFEILTIKRFHIISALVYRITKSINFSSKFLRLDSFFRNIPIINKYSSNTILDVRLRKN, from the coding sequence TTGAGCATTGATCCAAATCGAATTTCAGATTTCTACAATAATATTACTGAAATATGGTCAAAAGAAGACCAATGGCATTACAAAACCTACCTTGAAATTAAGGACTTTATAAATAACAATAAATGTTTCAATAATGATAGTAAAATATTAAACGCTGGATCTGGAGGAACTAACTACGACATAGATGATACTATTATGACTCATTTAGATATTGCTTCTGAGTTGATTAATAATAAAAAAAATAAGATAGTTGGTTCTATAGAATCAATTCCTACAGAAGACAATAGTTTTACAAATATTATATGTGTTGGAAGTGTAATTAATTATTGCGACCCTGTTAAAGTGCTAAAAGAGTTTAGTAGAGTGTTATCTGATAAAGGTAATATGATATTAGAATATGAAAGTAGCAAAACACTAGAATTAATTTTCAAAAAAGATTTAAATAAGAAAGTTGTTTTGAGAGAAACGTTTTATGATGGGCAAAAAATAATCTTATGGTATTTTTCAGAAGCGTATATTAGTAAATTACTAGAAATCAATGGTTTTGAGATTTTAACAATTAAACGATTTCATATTATATCAGCTTTAGTATATAGAATAACAAAAAGCATCAATTTCTCTTCAAAATTTCTTAGGTTAGATTCTTTTTTTAGAAATATTCCCATAATAAATAAATATTCCTCAAATACTATTTTAGACGTTAGGTTAAGAAAAAACTAA
- a CDS encoding helix-turn-helix domain-containing protein, translating to MKLLTSIFIFFCVSAMYSQKYDSLTQKSYESLKDQYKNLEYTNPKSAKIYAEALLLKAKKESNTLEEHVAFLLKASSENYFGNMNASLKYIDSSISYATAQKNDSLLIKALSQKGKTYFTYGKYSDAITYYLQLDSLAKVKKNIRYQIYSNHSIASIKNLMGNHKEATELYLKNKDIITPLIHEKKYHTVYLNTLIGLCSAYTYYDLDTASDYLPKLKKFSIEANDTDALSYYFTLKGIVDYKRKKYDDALAVLNQADSLITLLGTKRNLFPVYRFRGKVYYEKKMYAEAIVAFEAIKSLKKEIKFDHFEFKEILSLLAISYEQLENNEKALENYRLAYNLSYIDTLQETIRYTILKKYDKKTLEDKISSLTSKSEQKEKQNSSLLFLCISLFIALAIILLLYKKQQRHNKRTFDQLVKQLAANQTDATTTALTTKFQISDEKISKILMSLEKFEKANLFLNQSTSLASVAKKLNTNTSYVSEIINTHKGVTFKNYITQLRINYVLNTLKNDKVLRSYSVKAIAKEVGFKSEGAFSRAFKKQTGIYPSFFIKNLAAIS from the coding sequence ATGAAACTCCTAACATCTATTTTTATTTTCTTCTGTGTAAGCGCGATGTATTCTCAAAAGTACGATTCACTCACTCAAAAATCTTATGAATCATTAAAAGATCAATACAAAAATTTAGAATATACAAATCCTAAATCTGCCAAAATTTATGCGGAAGCGTTACTCTTAAAAGCCAAAAAAGAAAGTAATACACTTGAAGAACATGTAGCTTTTTTGTTGAAAGCTTCTTCTGAAAATTACTTTGGAAATATGAATGCTTCCTTAAAATATATTGATTCTAGTATTTCATATGCTACTGCGCAAAAAAATGATTCGTTACTCATTAAAGCATTGAGTCAAAAAGGAAAAACCTATTTTACGTATGGAAAGTATTCTGATGCAATTACATATTATCTTCAATTAGATTCTCTGGCAAAAGTCAAAAAAAATATTCGCTATCAAATTTATTCCAATCATAGCATTGCTTCTATTAAAAACCTTATGGGAAATCATAAAGAAGCAACCGAATTATATCTGAAAAATAAAGACATCATTACTCCTTTAATTCACGAAAAAAAATACCACACTGTGTATCTAAACACCTTGATTGGATTGTGTTCTGCATATACATATTATGACTTAGATACTGCTTCCGACTATTTACCAAAACTTAAAAAATTTAGCATTGAAGCCAATGATACCGATGCTTTGAGTTATTATTTTACATTGAAAGGAATTGTTGATTATAAAAGAAAAAAGTATGATGATGCGTTAGCTGTTTTAAATCAGGCAGACAGTCTTATTACTTTATTGGGAACAAAAAGAAATTTATTTCCTGTGTATCGCTTTCGCGGGAAAGTATATTATGAGAAGAAAATGTACGCTGAAGCAATTGTTGCTTTTGAAGCTATAAAATCATTAAAAAAAGAAATTAAGTTTGACCATTTTGAGTTCAAGGAAATTCTCTCGTTGTTAGCTATTAGTTACGAACAGCTTGAAAATAATGAAAAAGCTTTGGAAAATTATCGTTTAGCGTACAACTTATCATATATAGATACGCTTCAGGAAACGATTAGATATACAATTTTAAAAAAGTATGATAAAAAAACACTTGAAGATAAAATTTCATCATTAACTTCCAAATCCGAGCAAAAAGAAAAGCAAAACTCTTCATTATTATTTTTATGTATTAGTTTATTCATTGCACTTGCCATCATACTTTTACTATATAAAAAGCAACAGCGACATAATAAAAGAACATTTGATCAATTAGTAAAACAACTTGCGGCAAATCAAACCGATGCTACAACGACAGCACTAACAACTAAATTTCAGATTTCAGATGAAAAAATTTCTAAAATTCTTATGAGTCTTGAAAAATTTGAAAAGGCTAATTTATTCTTGAACCAAAGTACAAGTTTAGCTTCCGTAGCAAAAAAACTGAACACAAATACTTCGTATGTATCAGAAATAATTAATACACACAAAGGAGTTACATTCAAAAATTATATCACACAATTAAGAATCAATTACGTATTAAATACATTAAAAAATGATAAAGTTTTACGTTCCTATAGCGTGAAAGCAATTGCAAAAGAAGTAGGTTTTAAAAGTGAAGGTGCATTTTCCAGAGCTTTTAAAAAACAAACAGGCATATATCCTTCGTTTTTCATCAAAAACTTAGCCGCTATTTCATAA
- a CDS encoding tyrosine-type recombinase/integrase: MKKEISFFLFHCEIEKKLSPKTLKAYEADLRQFDEFLNTDDITKITKEDLKLYLSVLSKFASRTMKRKVATLKTFFSFLEFEESIDANPFHKVRIKIKLDKLLPKILSIAEINAILENAYLEKENILQKKSYQYKEVIRDIAVLELLLATGIRVSELCSLQKENIGANFETIRILGKGNKERNIPITNDATKSALKENYAFFQKPIDLTSSFFINRFGNTLSTQSVRMLVKKYALKAKIHRNITPHVFRHSFATLLLEEDVDIRYIQHFLGHSSINVTQMYAHVNEKKKTALLTIKNPRNLVSF; encoded by the coding sequence ATGAAAAAAGAGATTTCCTTTTTCCTGTTTCATTGTGAAATAGAAAAAAAATTAAGCCCTAAAACATTGAAAGCGTATGAAGCCGATTTACGTCAGTTTGATGAGTTTTTGAATACGGATGATATTACAAAGATTACAAAAGAAGATTTGAAATTGTATTTGAGTGTGTTGTCTAAATTTGCGTCGCGTACGATGAAACGGAAAGTGGCAACATTGAAAACATTTTTCTCTTTTTTAGAGTTTGAAGAGTCAATTGATGCAAATCCGTTTCATAAAGTTCGCATTAAGATAAAGCTAGATAAGTTGTTGCCAAAAATTTTATCGATTGCGGAAATCAACGCTATTTTAGAGAATGCGTATTTAGAAAAAGAAAACATTCTACAAAAAAAATCATATCAATATAAAGAAGTTATCAGAGATATTGCCGTATTAGAATTGTTATTGGCTACCGGAATTAGAGTTTCCGAATTGTGTAGTTTACAGAAAGAAAATATTGGCGCAAATTTTGAAACCATTCGGATTTTAGGAAAAGGAAATAAGGAGCGAAATATTCCGATTACGAATGACGCAACAAAGTCCGCTCTGAAAGAAAATTATGCCTTTTTTCAGAAACCAATTGATTTGACTTCTTCTTTTTTTATCAATCGATTTGGGAATACGTTATCTACACAATCGGTTCGTATGTTGGTAAAGAAATATGCGCTAAAAGCTAAGATTCACAGAAATATTACGCCACATGTATTCCGTCATTCGTTTGCGACTTTGCTACTCGAAGAAGATGTTGATATTAGATATATTCAGCATTTTTTGGGACATAGTTCTATTAATGTAACGCAAATGTATGCACATGTGAATGAGAAGAAGAAAACAGCATTGTTGACTATTAAGAATCCAAGAAATTTGGTGAGTTTTTGA